The nucleotide window GAGTGCCACGGTACCGGCACGCCGCTCGGCGATCCCATCGAGATCGAGGGCCTGCGCGATGCCTTCCAAGACGTACCGGCGGAGGCGGACTGCCGGATCGGTTCGGTGAAGAGCAATATCGGCCATTGTCTCGCCTCTGCCGGTGTCGCCGGTGCGCTGAAGGCGATGCTCGCCCTGGAGCAGGCCGAACGGCCGCCGGTGGTGAACTTCGACAGTCTGAACCCGCATATTTCGCTTGAAGGTACGCACTTCGCGCTGACCCATCAGGCCGAGACCTGGCCGGCAAGAGGCGCCGCGCCGCGCCGGGTCGCCGTCAGCGCCTTTGGCTTCAGTGGCACGAATGCGCATCTGGTGCTGGAGGAGGCGCCGACCCCGGCGAGGCCACCGGCATCGTCCGGCCCCTGGCTGCTGGTCCTGTCGGCGCGCGACCGCGAGCGCTTGCAGGAGTACGCCGCCGGCCTGGAGCGCTTCGTCGCAGCACATCCCGACCTCGATCTCGGCGCGCTGGCGCAGACGCTTCAGGTCGGGCGCACGGCGTTCGCCAGCAGGCTCGCCTTCGCCTTTGCAGGCCGCGAGGATCTGTTGCGTGCGCTCGCCTCGGTCGCGGCGGGCCATCCGCTCGTCGGGGTGCATGTCTCCGATGGCGACCGGTCCGCGACTGCGCCGTTCGAGACGGACGACGATGCGAGGGCGCTTGTCGCGCGCTGGCTCGCCTCGGGCGAGATGGACCGTCTGTCGCGGGTCGGCGAGCTCTGGGCCAAGGGGCTTGCCATCGACTGGTCGGTGCTGCCGCCGCAAGCCCGCCTCCGTCTGCTGGGCTATCCCTTTGCCCGCGAGCGCTATTGGGTCGAGCCGGGCGAGAACGCAGAGGCCGCGCCGGCAACCGTCGTGCCTCCCGCGCTGCAAGCCCATCCGCTGCTGGACGGCGCCGCTGCCCGCGGCGAGATCGCGCGCTTTTCTGTTTCTCTCACCGGGGACGAGCCCTATCTCACCAGCCATCTGTCCGCCGACCGGCGGCTGGTCCTTGGCCTCTTCCTGCCCGAACTGGCGCGCGGGGTGCTGGAGCGTGCGGGTGGCCGCCCGGTTCACGGGTTGCGGCACCTGTTGTGGGGGAGCCCGCTTGCGGTCAACGGCCATGCGCGGCATCTGACGGTCGTGGTCGGGGACGACGGGCAGGGGCTTTTGTATCGTGTCGTGGCGGACGATGAGGAGGCCGAGCCCTGGCATTTCGGCGCCGCGGCCGCAGAAGATCAGCTTCCGCCACGGCCAGACCGGACGGAAGGGCTCGCGCCCGGTGCCGGCACCGATCTTGGCGAGGCTTACCGCGCCTTCGCGGAGCGCTGCGCCATCCATTCGGGGCCGGCAGCACCAGAGGCCGCGAGTGTCGGCAGGGTGAGCCTTGTCGGGGATCGCCTCGTTGCCGAACTCAAGCGCCCGCGCGGCGAGGCCGGCACATCAGGCGCCATGCTGTTCGATCCGGCATGGCTGGATGCGGCGTGGCGGCTGCTGGCCTTCCGTCTCGGCGGCCATGTGGCGACGGCCGCTGCCCTCCGCCCGCCTGTTGCCATCGAGAGCATGGCCGCATGGGCGAGCGCCGGCGAGCGGGCCGTGCTTCATATGGAGGGCGGCAACGGCCTTCCGCTGGTTCTTTCGCTTTACGACGAACAGGGTGATGCGTGCATGGTGATGCGGGACGTGCGGCTCGGGTCGCTGGAAACCGGCGGCAGCCGGATCGCTCTGGCCGGGGAGGGCGTGCGATGAGCGGCAAGATCGCGATCATCGGCGGCGGCCCGACCGGCATCGGCGTCGCGCGCGAGCTCATCGAGGACGGGTTTGCGGTCGATCTCTACGAGGCCGAGGCCGATCTCGGCGGCGTGTGGAATGCGGAGGCCCCTTGCGGGCGCGCCTATGCCTCGCTTCACCTGATCTCGCCGAAATTCAACACCCAGGTGCCGGATTTCCCGATGCCTGAGGACTATCCGCCCTATCCCAACCATCGCCAGATGCTGGCCTATATCCGCGACTATGCCCGCGCGCATGGCATCTACGAGCGCGCCCGCTTCAACGCGGCGGTCGAGCGGTTGGAACCGGCGGCGGGCGGCTGGACCCTTCGCTCGGCTGCCGGGCACTTTGAAACCTATCGCCTGGTCGTGGTCTGCAACGGGCTGCAGCGGGTGCCGCGCCTGCCCGATACGAGCGGGCTCGGGACCTTCACCGGCACCATCCTTCATGCCTGCGACTACAAGAGCGCCGAGCAGCTCAAGGATCAGCGCGTCCTGGTCGTGGGCGGGGGCAATTCGGGGTGCGACATCGCCGTCGATGCGGTCCGGACGGCCGCTTGCGTGCATCACAGCACCCGCCGCGGCTACTACTACCAGCCGAAATTCATCAACGGGAAACCGACCCCGCAATGGATGATGGAGCTCGGCAACAAGTTCGCCACCCGCGAGGAAACGCTGGCCTATATCGAGGAGGTGTTCCGCTTCGCCGGCTATGACGGCGCCGACTACGGGTTGCCGCGCCCGGACTATCCGCTGGATGCGGCCCATCCGGTGATGAACTCGCTGATCCTCTATCACATCGGCCATGGCGACATCGTACCGAAGGGCGACATCGCCTCGCTCGACGGCAAGACGGTCGCCTTCACCGACGGCAGCGCGGGCGAGTACGACACGATCCTCTACGCCACTGGCTACAGCCGCAATTTTCCCTTCCTCGACCACGACCTGCTGGAGTGGAAGGGCGAGATCCCGGACCTCTTCCTGCATTCCACCCCGCGCAATCACGACACCCTGCTGTTTATGGGCTTCATCAATGCGGCCGGCGGGCTCGGCGACGGGCTCAAGACGCAGGGGCTCTTCGTGCGCAACTATGCCCGGGCCCTCTTCGCCCGCAGCGCCGGGCTCGAGCGCTTCCTGGCAGCGAAGAAGACCGACCGGCCGGATCTGGGAGAAGGCTATTTTATCGACAGCTACCGTCACCAGTGGGAGGCGGACCTGTGGAAGCTGCTGTCCCACATGCGCCGCTATCGCGACATGCTGGCGGAAGGGGATCCGGCACCGGGCCGCGACCTGACGGAGACGCTGGCCCGATGACCGACGACCGGCGGCCCGAGGATCTGAAGGCGCGCATGGCGCGGCAGCTCGAACAGGAGTTGGTCGAGCGCGCCCGCGCGCGCGCCGCCTCGCGCCGGCCGGAGCCTGAGGATGCAAGCGGGCCGTCCGCGCCGACAACGCTCGCCGCCCGGCTTGCCGAGGACGTCCACCGGCTGGCATCGCAGGCGCTGCGCATCCCTCAGGACAAGCTCGATCCGACGGAAAACCTTGCCAATCTCGGCATCGATTCCATCGCGATCACCGAGGTGATGGCGCGCATCTCGCGCCACTTCGCGATCACCGTCGCGCCGACGACCTTCTTCGAGGCGAAGCATCTCGACGATCTTGCCGCGATCCTGCTGGCCCGCTACGGCAAGGCGGTAGAGGCCTCCTATGCTGCCCGTGCGCCAGAGCCGGCGCCGGCCAAGGCAGCTCCGGTGACTGCCCCGGCAAAGCCGCTTCCGCCGACTGGCACCGATGCTGCGGCCGATGTGCCGGAGGCATGGCTCGCCCGCCACCGCGCCTTTGCGAAGGGGGAGGGGATCGCACCCTCCGGCGAAGCGGCGCGGCCCGCCCGGCAGCCTCTGGCGACCGCGACCGCGACCGAGGAGCAGGTCCCCATTGCGGTGATCTCGATGGAGGGCCGCTTTCCGCAGAGCCCGGATCTT belongs to Stappia indica and includes:
- a CDS encoding flavin-containing monooxygenase; the protein is MSGKIAIIGGGPTGIGVARELIEDGFAVDLYEAEADLGGVWNAEAPCGRAYASLHLISPKFNTQVPDFPMPEDYPPYPNHRQMLAYIRDYARAHGIYERARFNAAVERLEPAAGGWTLRSAAGHFETYRLVVVCNGLQRVPRLPDTSGLGTFTGTILHACDYKSAEQLKDQRVLVVGGGNSGCDIAVDAVRTAACVHHSTRRGYYYQPKFINGKPTPQWMMELGNKFATREETLAYIEEVFRFAGYDGADYGLPRPDYPLDAAHPVMNSLILYHIGHGDIVPKGDIASLDGKTVAFTDGSAGEYDTILYATGYSRNFPFLDHDLLEWKGEIPDLFLHSTPRNHDTLLFMGFINAAGGLGDGLKTQGLFVRNYARALFARSAGLERFLAAKKTDRPDLGEGYFIDSYRHQWEADLWKLLSHMRRYRDMLAEGDPAPGRDLTETLAR